Proteins found in one Arachis stenosperma cultivar V10309 chromosome 8, arast.V10309.gnm1.PFL2, whole genome shotgun sequence genomic segment:
- the LOC130946415 gene encoding MLP-like protein 34 has translation MALSGKLSIEIVIHAPAGKFFNLVSKSLHQVQNICERVHHTKLHQGEDWHSIGGSVKHWTYVMDGKVTTCKETIESIDEKNKTIKFNLFDGDINQQYKVLKVTIQEIDNSNGSVSAKWTVEYEKINDNVEAPYGYMEYFDKCTKEMDAHLLKA, from the exons ATGGCACTGAGTGGTAAGCTTAGTAttgaaattgtgatccatgcacCTGCTGGAAAGTTCTTTAATCTTGTATCAAAATCTCTCCACCAAGTTCAAAATATTTGTGAAAGAGTGCATCACACCAAGCTGCATCAGGGTGAGGACTGGCACAGCATTGGCGGTTCGGTTAAACACTGGACTTATGTTATGG ATGGTAAAGTAACTACATGCAAGGAGACAATTGAATCCATTGATGAGAAGAACAAGACAATCAAATTCAATCTCTTTGATGGAGACATAAATCAACAGTATAAGGTCTTGAAGGTCACCATTCAAGAGATTGATAACAGCAATGGAAGTGTTTCAGCTAAATGGACAGTTGAATATGAGAAAATTAATGATAATGTGGAAGCTCCTTATGGTTACATGGAATACTTTGACAAATGTACTAAAGAGATGGATGCTCATCTTCTCAAGGcataa